From Treponema sp. OMZ 787:
TCCTCTCTGTAAATTCTGTTGTAACCTTACCGGTTTTTACATATTCCAAAAATCCGCTTAAGTTCTTATTTTCTGCTTTTTTAAAAGCATTTGCATTTATTATTATTTTCTTTGCTCCGTCATTTAGAAGCGTTTTTCTGTCTTCAAGGCAGATATTTTCAAAGGTATAAAGGGGCATATCTTTCCCGACCGAATCAAAAAGACAAAGAAAGATTATGTAGCTGTCATTTAAGCTGCTATAATGTTCTCCTTTGTCTAAAAACAAAATATCCAGTGCTGCCTGATAGTAACGCATTCTTTTTGCAAGATTATGCTCATCAACTGCCTGCATTTCAATATCGTATGATTTACCGGTTTCATCTTTTACCAGAACATCAAGGCGTATTAACTTAGCTTCCGCTCTTGTAATTATTGCATCTTGAGATGATAGGTATGAGATTTTACCTATTTTATCGGCTAGTGTCATTTCAAGAAAGGTTTTACACGTTTCTTCGTCCTGCATAATTTTGCAAAACATAAAGTCGTCTGCAATGGTTAAATCATCAAAGTTTTTCCTCATTTTGTACCTTCCCACAGGTAGATTATAACATAAAGTATAGATTTTTTCAATTATCAAGTTTTTAAAAATTAACTGCAATGGACGCAAAGCAGCTTGCCGCTTAGGCGGCAAGCTGCGCAGAGGGTTAATTAGGTAAAACCATGGTAATAACAATACCGCTTCTTATCCTTCTTTTTTCTCGGATTTATTCTCTTGATTTTCAGAATTATATTTTTCATTGCTATTAGTTTCGGAATTAAGTTCTTTTTTTACTTCTTCATCAAGTTCTTTTATAGCATCATCCTTGGATTTATTTTCTATTTTTATTTTTTTCTTCTTAAGAGTTTCCTCTTGATTTTTAATATACTCCTCAAGCCCCAAAGCATCTTCCGATGTCTCATCAACAAAAATAATTTTTTTATTTAACGGAGCTAAAATAAGTTTTAAAAATTTTTCAGAAAGCTTTTTTATTGGCTCTTCCATAAACTTAGTTTCAAAACCTTGCTGCAACCTCTCATTAAATTCCTCACGACACTCATCAGCATAAGCAGCAGCAGCTCTATCTTGTGTTGAATCTACATAAGTTTCTCTATTTAAATTTTTTTTCACAATATCTTCTATGGGGATTGGAAGGTTCGTATAGCCAAATGTATCCTTTATTTCTTTTGGGTCTAAAAAGGTCCTTCGTATTTCTGCCAATTCTTTATAATGTCTGTCCTTTGTCTTTCCGGTAAATTTAGGCGTTATTCCTGACACCAATATTGTGTTTTGTATTTCTTGTGAATTTGCAATGCGGATATCTTTTATATCAAAGCCGAATTTTGCAACTATATCATGAGTCCATATAACAATTGCTTCATCATAGCTTGCTTGTTCTTTATCTTCTTTCCAAAACCACATACCATCAGTCCATTTTTTTACCTCTAAAGGTCTAGTAATTTTTCTGTGAACACTTGTTTGTTTAAGATTTGTCTCAAGTAAATTCATTTCTGAAATTTCGGTATAATCATTAATTTGAAGCTGTGCATTTTTTAAAAGGCGTAACTCACTTTCAAGAGACTCAATACCAATAGCTTGTCTTGTATTTATTATTTCTTGTTTTGCATTTATCTCTTTTTGTTCCAATAAATCAAGTTCCATCTTACGACGATCTAACTCTGCCTGATATTCTTTAGCTAAATCACTTGTAGCCTGTTTATCCACTAAAGCATTAAAGGATGTAATTACAGGGATCATACATAAAAAAACACCTAAAGCAGTAACAGCTATAGAAGCAATTTTGTTAGGTATTTTTACAGCTAAATATATTGTTAAACCTATACCTGCTAAACCTGCCGCTATTATCAAAACAGAACCGGCCATACTTAATCCATCTTTCCATCCATAAACAAAATTGTAACATGCATTCAACATAAAACATCTCCTTTC
This genomic window contains:
- a CDS encoding Rpn family recombination-promoting nuclease/putative transposase, with protein sequence MRKNFDDLTIADDFMFCKIMQDEETCKTFLEMTLADKIGKISYLSSQDAIITRAEAKLIRLDVLVKDETGKSYDIEMQAVDEHNLAKRMRYYQAALDILFLDKGEHYSSLNDSYIIFLCLFDSVGKDMPLYTFENICLEDRKTLLNDGAKKIIINANAFKKAENKNLSGFLEYVKTGKVTTEFTERIEKMIEKLKSNEQARSEYRFISGFEMDARHYGRQEGWKEGLEEGRQEGLKEGRQAGMQDGRKQGFTEGIVQTAKNLLDIGLSVENIAKATGLSCEEIERLKIKQ